The genomic region TTAAAAGGTAAAATGGGGCATCCTGGAATTCTTGGCTGTAGACTTAAAACCAGATGCAGTTTATATGGTGCTGCACAGGTATTTGTTACATcgcttaaaaaaaaaattaaaaccccaaCACAACAGTATTTACATTCCTTTGAGCTGAAATAGATGAACTGTCATCATGTCTGCAAAAACACAGAGGAAATTGCCACTGCTCGAGGTAGCGAGTTAAAAGCTTGGTCAAGTTTTTGGGCTTCCACTCGGcttcctgggaaaggcaggggaaggaggacaGAAAGGACTTTCAGAAAAAGTCAGGAGGTAACAAATGAGATGTCAGCTCCATAAGGGATTAGGTTCCCTCACCACAAGCTGAAGGTATACCCATGACCTTTTTAACCATGGCATTTGCGTATAGATTACACCTCTTGCATACCCTTTTAAAAGTGATCCCTAAGAGCACTGGCTTGGGAAGACACAAAGAGAGCAGGAGTGGGGTTTAAAGCTACAAATGTCAGTTAGGAGGCACAGtgttatttttccctttgatcGTCCATGTACAGAGCTCTACATTTCCACCATTGCTTGTGCGTTCCTCCTGCAAAGCCCTGGCAGTGAAGGCCTCTGTTGTGCTCCGCCCCATCACATACACCTTACAACAGAAGAAGTTGAATCCTTTGGACAAATCCTTCTATGCCCACAGACAcatggtgctttttttttttccttaacaagAAGGTCTGGTCACAAAACTGGGTGCCAGACCTGATATATAGCAATTATTTAACTAAGAATCCTTCTGCAATCCTCAAAAGGGCAACTGAGTCATCCAGTAGCaacatatacacatacatacagaTCTACACTATACACTCAAGACGACACAAATTGAGATTTCAGCTAATATAGCCTCTATTGATTTCCTCAGAGCAGCACTCAGGTCCTTGCAGCCCCTATACAAAACAGCAGTATTTTTTCCACCAGGATTTGGAGAGGTTTTTCATCTTGTCTGGAGTCCTACATTTGGATTTCTTTGGTTGCTGCTGGGTATCCGAGTACTGAATGCCAGCCACGATGGCTGCATCAAAGACCTCCTTGAGGTTTTTCTGAGTCAAAGCGGAGCACTCGATGTAGGACGCGGCTTTTAtttcctcagcacagagctttgCAGCCTCCTCCGAGACTGGCTTTTCTTTGCACTTGTCCAGCTCGATGAGGACTTTGACATCCTCCCGGAGGTCTGACTGTGTCCCAACCAGGATAATGGGTGCCTTGGGGCAGTGGCAGCGAATTTCGGGAACCCACTTCTCACTCACGTTCTGGAAGGACGAAGGGCTCACCACGCTGAAGCACAGCAGGAAGATGTCCGTGTTGGTGTAGCACAGAGGCCTGAGCTTGTCGAATTCATCCTGCACAGAACAAAACTGCGTAAACACTCTGCAGAAAAAACAGCTCTagcctgccctgagccttgGTGAAACTGAGGACCACCTGCCACTGCCACCTTGACAAGCACCCCAAAATGAGCACCCAGACCACTCAGTAAGGTGTGACCCAAGCAGAAGCCACCTGTACCCTGCCTGATGTCTCATGGCTGCCAGCCAGCGGGCACCCTGCCACCATCAGGCACACAGGACAAAGGTGGTGGCTTCCCCACGTACCTGAGATTTTCCAGCTAATGCTGCAGGTTATTTCAAGTGCTTAAAtatttcctctgctctttgTACACAGGCCCTGTGCCCTACTTCAGCAGAGAAGCAAAGCTGTGGGAAGCAGTTAGGGCACAGAAAGGCGCAAACTGAAGAGGGAGAGAGCACTTTCTCcagacccagctctgccagggtgagtCAGTGAGTGGCTCTGAGGAGGAGCACTGTGTACCTCAAAGCTGTTCTGCTGACAGACCCGGGCAAGGGCAAAGCAGATATGCAGCAGCATGTGTACCTTTCTGGGTACCCTTCCTGGAGTCAGCTTTTAAACTGGTAACTACTTAGCAACATCCTCCAGGATATGGGAATAATTTCCCTGCCATTGTGCCCAGGGATTTAAATCTGATGGGAGCAATAATGACTTACAATGCGCAGGCTTAACATGCCAATGGCATAGAGTAAGAGCTTTACCTTTCCCTCCCACCCAGGCCACATCAAACAAACTGCACACGGGCCTCCCAGCACTAcccttctggttttttttgggtttttttttcctttagtgcAAACTCCAGCAAAGCAAGGCCTTTTTGCAGCTTCAGGACGGAGCCACAAGAAAGTCAAACACCTCATGGTAACAAAGGTGTGCTGATCCTCAGGGAAGAATGCAGCTAGAAGCCAGGGTTACTCTAGGCAGGCTGCTTTATGCTGACAGCAGGATAAAACCAGGGTAGCAGCCTGAACAGGTAGGATTTGCCTCAGCGGCAGtgacatttaattaaaattgacCATGTTCTCAAATGCATGGAATTGAAAAGGCACAGAAACATAAAGCTGAATATATCTCTCAGTTTACTGATGAAATGCGAGTTGAGTGTTAATTTTTGAGATgtgaaattttgctttaaagcCTCTGGAGACCCAGGATGTGCAGTTTAAAGCCCCCTGGAAGCCTCAGGAATCTTGTTCTGCTCAAATGAATTTTTTGCAGCAGTATCTCTGAGAGAGACAGACATTTATAAAACACCAGTCAAAAAAGTAAGATTCATCAGCTCTCTCGATTCTCAGATTGAGCCTCAGAGGAAATCAAGTTCTCACCACTCGGCTcaagaaaaaccccacatttaCTGAGAGATGCTGCTCTGACCAACAGGGCTGTTTGCAGAAAGGCACCTTGCTATGTAATTGCCTCTTCTTGCTACATGTGAAACCTCAAAAGGGCTCAGTTCAATGGGTTTGGAAGCAAACCCCAGATCTGATGGGTTTTTACTAAGATGAAACAGTTCCCTTTATATCCTAAGTACACTTCTGCCATTTCAATGGTAGGTACACGGCCTGCAGGGATTCTACACCTCTTCGGGCTAGTGATGCTGAAACAGAACTTCCCACTGCCTGGAGTGCTTTTTTTAGCTCCAGATTTCAGCAGccatctcccagcagcagtTCTATCAAAGTATCCAGCAAGGAATCTTTTACTCAGGACAATTTCTGTCAGTTTCGATAACCCTTTCATTTTAAAGGCAGTAACTTTACTCATTCCAGCTGCACTTGGGCCACCAGAGCAAACACCTTAACCATTAAGGGCAGGGAAGGCAAGGGGTGACAGGACCTGTTCATCCTTCCTGCAGCTTGTAGCTGCATTTCCACAGGCACTGCATGTCCACAGGCTGTCACCCGATGGCAATTTCACCTGCCATGCTCTGCATATGAACATGCACAGCCAAGACTGTTGTAGTACCACCCCATCTCTTCAGCAGGACACAAAATCATGGGACAGTTCTGCTGTTTGACTTCACATCACTACTGCAGAAGGCTGTTTGTAGGATTTTAGTTCTGCTTTGTAGGGCACACTGCTGTCTACTACTGCATAGCCCTTAAAACCTCATTCCTAACTAGGGCACCCAGTTATTACTCATCTAAATAGGTTTGTATGCTAAGACCACTGAGATTTTTCAGCGTGGTTTTGGTGAAAGCATAGACCTAGATCCACAAAGCTGCACAGGACTCTAACTCCCATTGCCTTCAAAGAGCAGTGAGGTAGCAAAATATTCTTGGCTACTTTTGGTTATCCAGCCTCAACCCCTGGCAAGCAGTGTTGCACACTGCTCAGGGTGGTACAAGCCTGGGTCTTCCAGAAAATGTGAGGCAGCAAGACATGGGCTTTTTTATGTATCAGGCCAAGTGGGAGATGAGAGGCATCAGCTACCCTCATCCCTTCAGGTTGCAGATTACAGCAAACCTCAGCTTTGCAACAGCAGCACTTTCTAAATGGGTGGGAATGGTGAATATGAAGCCTCCATGGACAACACCCAATAGtacttttttctccctccagctTCGGTCCCTTCAAAAACACAGTCTCTATCTCTGGACACCTACAGATGTGGTTGCTTTGCATGCATATATGCCAAACACCCTAATTCTTAAACCTGCAGTTATTTagcaaaaataaagacagtgaCAACCGCTCAAAGAGAAAACCAGGTGGCCGTTGAATCCCCAATATGTTCAGCCTTTCCAGTCAGGCtaaacagagctgcagcttgagccagcagagcagcagcctgtgcccagcccctaTATGGAGAAACAGTACGTCCCCCACCCTTCAACCgacaggcagagcagtgagtcaagcagcagtgaaaatgaCAGCAGATAATGACATGATCAAACACTGGGAATACTTTCAAATCCATGAAGTCATTTGCAGGACTACTTTGCGCAACAGCAACAACTTCTCCCCTCCCGCTGTCACTTAAATCAAGTAAGTGGCTCCACTGACCTGACCAGCTGTGTCACAGAGCTGAAGTCTCACCGGCTTCCCATCGACAGACACAACAGCTTTTGGAGAGAAAGAAGGGAGGCGGGGAGGGTGAATTCGACTTTACATGTTttccattaaagaaaaaaatttaaaaaggaagatttaCCATCCCTCAGCTCTAACAGTCTTCAACTATTTTAGATTTAACAACTtagcagagctggaagggagtCCGTCGCTAACACAAGCAAGCCCTTCAGTGCTTTCCGATTAATTTTACTACAAGAGATGAGTTAAGCAGTGACCGCACAAATCCTCCGCAGGGAGCGCGGAGAGCGAGCCCGGCAGTCTGGCATATTCTCCGGCTAGAGGGGTTCAGCTTTATTTCTCCATACACATTCAACACGCCCGGGACACGAAAATCCCCCGCTGAACCGCAGAGAAACCCCTGCACTTCCCCTTTGTAAGGCGAGGATTTAAACCTGCCCTTTAGGCGCTTCCGATGTCCCCGAGAGCGCTAAGCTCTCCACCGGAGGGTTCCCAATTAAAGCCCGGCTCtggccg from Molothrus ater isolate BHLD 08-10-18 breed brown headed cowbird chromosome 3, BPBGC_Mater_1.1, whole genome shotgun sequence harbors:
- the RHOU gene encoding rho-related GTP-binding protein RhoU encodes the protein MPPQQEGEAGYISKPVPPGGCEVPPVPPRRVRSGRAAAALGAALGGRCRAAGSGAVAGAGAGAGSEPRRSIKCVLVGDGAVGKTSLVVSYTTNGYPTEYIPTAFDNFSAVVSVDGKPVRLQLCDTAGQDEFDKLRPLCYTNTDIFLLCFSVVSPSSFQNVSEKWVPEIRCHCPKAPIILVGTQSDLREDVKVLIELDKCKEKPVSEEAAKLCAEEIKAASYIECSALTQKNLKEVFDAAIVAGIQYSDTQQQPKKSKCRTPDKMKNLSKSWWKKYCCFV